A genomic region of Podarcis raffonei isolate rPodRaf1 chromosome 13, rPodRaf1.pri, whole genome shotgun sequence contains the following coding sequences:
- the GJD3 gene encoding gap junction delta-3 protein produces the protein MGEWGFLSSLLDAVQEHSPMVGRFWLVVMLIFRILILATVGSDVFDDEQEEFECNTRQVGCKQICYDLAFPISHYRFWVFHIVVLSAPAVLFVIYSMHQTTKINQKEMEGGEEEASRAGEKAPAKFGPQPSQRSQNIKTFYIVNVVVRILAEMGFLVGQWMLYGFQVGYQYICKHHLCPHLIDCFVSRPTEKTIFIQFYFMVGLVSALLSLVELAHLLFKNRCRRRRTIAPPTTASYEQQDNWSNQKQEKKSQHFLAPAEGGANGVPSHGGIPSHYEPKAHFHHKSSTKSSRSSRSSSARADLTV, from the coding sequence ATGGGTGAGTGGGGGTTCCTGAGCTCCCTTCTGGACGCGGTGCAGGAGCACTCTCCCATGGTGGGCCGCTTCTGGCTGGTGGTGATGCTCATCTTCCGCATCCTGATCCTGGCCACGGTGGGCAGCGACGTCTTCGACGACGAGCAGGAGGAGTTTGAGTGCAACACGCGGCAGGTTGGCTGCAAGCAGATCTGCTACGACTTGGCCTTCCCCATCTCCCACTACCGCTTCTGGGTCTTCCACATTGTGGTGCTCTCCGCCCCGGCGGTCCTCTTTGTCATCTACTCCATGCACCAGACCACGAAGATCAACCAGAAGGAGAtggaagggggagaggaggaagccaGCCGGGCGGGGGAAAAGGCCCCTGCAAAATTCGGGCCTCAGCCCAGCCAGCGCAGCCAAAACATCAAGACCTTCTACATTGTCAACGTGGTGGTGAGGATCTTGGCCGAGATGGGCTTCCTGGTTGGACAGTGGATGTTGTACGGCTTCCAGGTGGGGTATCAGTACATCTGCAAGCATCACCTGTGCCCTCACCTCATTGACTGCTTTGTCTCTCGGCCAACCGAGAAGACCATCTTCATCCAGTTCTACTTCATGGTGGGGCTGGTTTCAGCCTTGCTCAGCCTGGTGGAGCTGGCCCACCTCTTGTTCAAGAACCGCTGCAGGAGGCGCCGCACGAttgccccgcccaccactgcctCTTACGAACAGCAGGACAACTGGTCCAATCAGAAGCAAGAGAAGAAATCGCAGCACTTCCTGGCCCCGGCAGAGGGAGGCGCCAATGGGGTGCCTTCTCATGGCGGGATTCCCAGTCACTATGAGCCCAAGGCTCACTTCCACCATAAGAGTTCCACGAAGAGCAGCCGGTCCTCTCGCTCTTCTTCTGCCAGAGCTGACTTGACCGTGTGA